From Acetobacteroides hydrogenigenes, one genomic window encodes:
- the sppA gene encoding signal peptide peptidase SppA — MKEFFRAFLGSCLGVLISLGLLILIGLGIIGAIVSSAEEEVKISPKTILKIELDQPIVERTSKNPLDNFNFNKFKSSKPIGLNTIIASLKKAKTDENIAGVYMDLTTVNAGGFATVQEIRNAIIDFKKSGKFVVAYSETYTQTAYYLASAADKIYLNPEGNLEMLGLKAQVMFYKGALEKLGINAQIIRHGKFKSAVEPFMLDKMSPANREQFDALLGSIWGIISSEISKSRNISAEEINSMANNMTITDGKSALKARLVDDLLYKDELIKKLSTFAKLGKDEEPEAISITKYDQVAAKDEKLAHEKIAVIYANGEVVMGSDSQNLSEKEISTALREARKDKRTKAIVLRVNSPGGSALASDIIWREMDLARKSKPVVVSMGDYAASGGYYITAPANVIYAQPTTLTGSIGVFGVLFDVQKGLKDKLGISVDVAKTHEHADLGTPFRPLTSSENQVIQMEIERIYATFTGHVAKGRRLPLSYVDSVGQGRVWSGTMAQKLKLIDKIGGLSDAISEAARLAKVKEYRIAELPEQKDAFSQILADFTGESLSTYFAKGQLGEAFVSYNEIRNFVKNQGVQARMPFWIQMK; from the coding sequence ATGAAAGAATTCTTTAGAGCATTTTTAGGCTCATGCTTAGGGGTTTTAATATCTCTCGGTCTGCTGATTCTTATAGGCTTAGGCATTATTGGTGCTATCGTATCAAGCGCAGAGGAGGAGGTTAAAATATCCCCAAAAACCATTCTCAAAATTGAGCTGGATCAACCTATTGTTGAAAGAACCTCGAAAAATCCTCTCGACAACTTTAACTTCAACAAGTTTAAAAGCAGCAAACCAATTGGGTTAAACACCATAATAGCAAGCCTCAAAAAGGCTAAAACCGACGAAAACATAGCTGGCGTTTACATGGATCTTACCACTGTAAATGCTGGAGGATTTGCGACTGTGCAGGAAATTCGCAATGCAATTATTGACTTTAAGAAGTCGGGAAAATTCGTAGTAGCCTATAGCGAAACCTACACTCAAACAGCCTACTACCTTGCATCTGCAGCTGACAAAATCTACCTTAACCCAGAAGGCAATCTCGAAATGCTAGGACTAAAGGCTCAGGTGATGTTTTACAAAGGAGCCTTGGAAAAACTAGGAATTAATGCTCAAATAATTCGCCATGGCAAGTTTAAAAGCGCAGTAGAACCATTCATGCTCGACAAGATGAGTCCAGCCAACCGTGAGCAGTTTGACGCATTGCTAGGTTCTATTTGGGGTATCATTTCTTCTGAAATAAGCAAAAGCCGTAACATCTCTGCTGAAGAAATAAACAGCATGGCGAATAACATGACTATTACCGATGGAAAATCGGCATTAAAAGCAAGACTTGTTGATGATCTACTCTATAAAGATGAGCTCATTAAAAAGTTATCCACCTTTGCAAAACTAGGCAAAGACGAAGAACCAGAAGCGATTAGCATAACCAAATACGATCAAGTAGCGGCAAAAGACGAAAAACTTGCACATGAAAAAATTGCGGTTATTTATGCAAATGGAGAGGTGGTAATGGGCTCTGACTCGCAAAATCTTTCAGAAAAAGAAATTAGCACCGCCTTAAGAGAAGCTCGCAAAGACAAAAGAACAAAAGCCATTGTACTCCGCGTAAACTCACCAGGAGGAAGTGCTCTTGCATCTGATATAATTTGGAGAGAAATGGATCTTGCCCGCAAATCGAAACCCGTAGTGGTTTCAATGGGTGATTATGCAGCATCCGGAGGATACTACATAACTGCTCCTGCAAATGTTATCTATGCACAACCAACCACCCTTACAGGATCAATTGGCGTATTTGGAGTTCTTTTTGACGTACAAAAAGGATTAAAGGATAAACTAGGCATATCTGTTGACGTAGCAAAAACTCACGAGCATGCAGATTTAGGAACTCCATTCCGCCCCTTAACATCCAGTGAAAATCAGGTTATTCAAATGGAAATTGAGCGTATATATGCGACTTTTACTGGACATGTTGCTAAAGGTCGTAGGCTTCCTTTATCATACGTAGACAGTGTTGGGCAGGGTAGAGTATGGAGTGGCACAATGGCGCAAAAACTAAAGCTCATTGACAAAATTGGAGGTCTCTCGGATGCTATATCAGAAGCGGCCAGACTTGCAAAGGTGAAGGAATACCGAATTGCAGAGCTTCCAGAACAAAAAGATGCCTTTTCGCAGATTCTTGCCGATTTTACAGGAGAATCCCTTAGCACCTACTTTGCTAAGGGACAACTTGGAGAAGCATTTGTAAGCTACAACGAGATTCGCAACTTCGTAAAAAATCAGGGAGTACAAGCCCGAATGCCATTTTGGATACAAATGAAGTAA
- the lpxK gene encoding tetraacyldisaccharide 4'-kinase, whose product MERDKGLGKILLAPVAGLFYLVVKGRHTLYNANILKSHKPSIPTICVGNITVGGTGKTPHIELLIELLSKNYRLAVLSRGYKRKYKGSREVLTSDVYSNVGDEPLQIKQKFPNIPVFVNAKRVEGVAQIAVAYPNVDIILLDDAFQHRKIAAGLNIILIDYNRPIWEDNMLPIGNLRDSYDQISRANVVIITKCPANLSPMDKRILTKKLQLYPYQTLLFSHIEYGQPAPIFPDSKSYEKSEETIVIAGIAAPQPFINHVKSMNTKVTPLIFPDHHNFTSKDINLIVSEFRKKHQSVNLVTTEKDAKRLLEANLPEEIKNYLYFVPIKARLSDNSDNVLFNKIAKYVKENSDYCGVHQGKNTQ is encoded by the coding sequence GTGGAAAGAGATAAAGGCTTAGGCAAAATATTGCTGGCACCAGTAGCTGGGTTATTTTATTTAGTAGTCAAAGGACGCCACACCCTTTACAATGCCAACATTCTAAAAAGCCACAAACCTTCAATCCCAACGATTTGCGTAGGGAACATCACCGTTGGAGGAACAGGAAAAACTCCTCACATAGAATTGCTTATAGAACTTTTATCTAAAAACTACCGGCTTGCAGTTCTTTCTCGTGGCTACAAGCGCAAGTACAAGGGTAGCCGAGAAGTTCTGACCAGCGACGTCTACTCTAATGTTGGAGACGAACCCCTTCAGATCAAACAAAAATTCCCTAATATTCCCGTATTTGTCAATGCCAAACGAGTTGAGGGTGTGGCTCAAATTGCAGTTGCATACCCTAATGTAGACATCATACTACTCGACGATGCATTTCAGCACCGAAAAATAGCAGCAGGATTAAACATTATCCTTATTGACTACAACCGCCCAATATGGGAAGACAACATGCTCCCAATTGGAAATCTCCGCGACTCTTACGACCAAATAAGTAGAGCAAATGTTGTTATAATCACCAAATGCCCTGCAAACCTATCACCCATGGACAAGCGGATTCTAACCAAGAAACTCCAGCTTTACCCATACCAGACCTTGCTTTTTTCGCATATCGAATACGGCCAACCCGCACCTATTTTCCCCGATTCCAAGTCCTATGAAAAAAGCGAAGAAACAATTGTAATCGCAGGTATTGCTGCTCCTCAGCCTTTCATCAACCATGTAAAGTCGATGAATACGAAGGTAACCCCTTTAATATTCCCAGACCATCATAACTTCACATCAAAAGACATTAACCTTATAGTAAGCGAATTCCGGAAAAAGCATCAGTCTGTAAACCTAGTAACTACCGAAAAAGATGCCAAGCGTCTTTTAGAGGCAAACCTACCTGAAGAAATCAAGAATTATTTGTATTTTGTGCCGATTAAAGCAAGGTTGTCGGATAATTCCGATAATGTTTTATTCAACAAAATAGCAAAGTATGTTAAAGAAAATTCAGACTACTGCGGAGTTCATCAAGGAAAGAATACCCAATGA
- a CDS encoding purine-nucleoside phosphorylase produces the protein MLKKIQTTAEFIKERIPNEPEVGIILGTGLGGLATKIDVEKELEYSEIPNFPISTVEGHSGKLIFGKLGGKNVVAMKGRFHFYEGYDMNQVTFPVRVMKLIGIKTLFVSNASGGMNPEFEIGELMIINDHINLLPNPLIGANINELGPRFPDMSKPYDHNLMDKAEAIAKELGIRVQRGCYVGTTGPTFETPKEYQYFRIIGGDAVGMSTVPEVIVARHMDIPVFAMSIITDLGVPGKIVEVSHEEVQEVGKKAEAKMTQIMTKLLETL, from the coding sequence ATGTTAAAGAAAATTCAGACTACTGCGGAGTTCATCAAGGAAAGAATACCCAATGAACCAGAAGTAGGCATCATCTTAGGGACAGGATTAGGTGGATTAGCGACAAAAATTGATGTAGAAAAAGAACTCGAATATTCAGAAATACCTAACTTCCCTATCTCAACAGTAGAAGGACACTCGGGCAAGCTGATTTTCGGAAAGCTAGGAGGCAAAAATGTAGTTGCCATGAAGGGACGCTTCCACTTCTACGAAGGATACGACATGAATCAGGTTACCTTTCCTGTTCGTGTAATGAAGTTGATCGGCATCAAAACACTTTTCGTCTCAAATGCTAGTGGAGGGATGAATCCCGAGTTTGAGATTGGTGAGTTAATGATCATCAACGACCACATCAACCTTTTACCTAACCCCCTAATTGGAGCCAACATTAACGAGCTAGGACCTCGATTCCCTGACATGAGCAAGCCTTACGACCATAACCTTATGGATAAGGCTGAGGCTATTGCAAAAGAACTAGGGATACGAGTTCAGCGCGGCTGCTACGTAGGCACAACAGGCCCAACATTTGAAACCCCAAAAGAATACCAATACTTTCGAATAATCGGAGGCGATGCTGTTGGCATGTCTACCGTACCGGAAGTTATTGTAGCCCGTCACATGGATATTCCTGTATTTGCAATGTCCATCATTACAGACCTTGGAGTACCAGGCAAGATCGTAGAAGTATCCCATGAGGAAGTTCAAGAAGTAGGCAAAAAAGCCGAAGCAAAAATGACGCAGATCATGACTAAACTCTTAGAAACGCTCTAG
- a CDS encoding metallophosphoesterase: protein MKIATFILFFSIVLAIYALVNVYIYLLGLMAIPKGTQLRTIFIWVFWILATCFPLGRIIERFWTSPITDAIIWVGSFWLAAMLYLFLITLLVDIVRLSNFAFPWIEKMFGSTIFSVRLWTLGGAVLLVFLIIIVGHINAICTRISHYNISIEKKESKQGHLRIVAASDIHMGTIISQRRVGKLVRLINEQKPDIVLFAGDIVDEDLGPVIRRNLGRKLEQIKAKYGVYAVTGNHEYIGGVDAAVKYLENHKVTILRDSAALINNAFYIVGRDDKGGTKMSGHGRKELGDLLVGIDRTKPIVLLDHQPFNLNEASKANVDIQLSGHTHHGQLWPFNYLTKSIFEVSSGYIKKNNTHIIVSTGYGSWGPPIRIGNRPEIIVIDVTFTNR from the coding sequence ATGAAAATAGCCACATTTATACTTTTCTTTTCTATCGTACTTGCCATCTATGCATTGGTAAACGTATACATATACCTCCTCGGATTAATGGCTATTCCGAAAGGAACTCAGCTGCGCACCATCTTCATTTGGGTTTTCTGGATATTAGCAACTTGCTTTCCTTTAGGCCGCATCATCGAACGATTTTGGACATCACCTATTACCGATGCTATCATTTGGGTTGGATCCTTTTGGCTTGCGGCCATGCTCTACCTGTTTTTGATTACTCTACTGGTAGACATTGTACGCCTTTCCAACTTCGCTTTTCCCTGGATTGAAAAAATGTTCGGCAGCACGATCTTCTCCGTTCGCCTATGGACGTTGGGAGGAGCAGTCTTGCTCGTTTTCCTTATTATTATCGTCGGACATATCAATGCTATATGTACAAGAATTAGCCATTACAACATCAGCATCGAAAAAAAAGAGAGCAAACAAGGACATCTAAGAATTGTTGCTGCCTCTGACATTCACATGGGAACAATAATTTCCCAACGGAGGGTTGGCAAACTAGTTCGACTTATTAATGAGCAAAAACCAGACATTGTGCTATTTGCTGGTGACATTGTAGATGAGGATTTGGGACCGGTAATACGCCGCAACCTCGGACGAAAACTAGAGCAAATTAAGGCCAAGTATGGGGTTTACGCTGTAACAGGGAACCACGAGTACATTGGCGGGGTTGATGCTGCTGTAAAGTATTTGGAAAATCACAAAGTAACAATTCTTCGCGATTCTGCTGCGCTTATTAACAACGCATTCTACATTGTAGGCAGAGATGATAAAGGAGGCACAAAAATGAGTGGACATGGGCGAAAAGAACTTGGCGATCTACTTGTAGGAATAGATAGGACAAAACCTATAGTCCTGCTCGATCACCAACCATTCAACCTAAATGAAGCCTCGAAAGCTAATGTAGACATTCAACTGTCAGGGCACACCCACCATGGACAACTATGGCCATTTAACTACCTTACCAAATCAATTTTCGAAGTAAGCAGCGGTTACATTAAAAAGAACAATACCCACATAATTGTTTCCACCGGCTATGGATCGTGGGGACCACCTATAAGAATTGGGAATAGACCAGAAATCATCGTTATCGACGTCACCTTTACCAATAGGTAG
- a CDS encoding DUF7670 domain-containing protein, with the protein MKASLNKFHWIPRMISILAIIILSLFAFDAFSSGYTIAEQIGRFLVHLSPPAIIGIFLAIAWKRELVGGILFTIVGVVLSPIIYQHNYLMSHSIITAIGSVAIIAFPSILVGILFIISGFKKKKRCKKNYEY; encoded by the coding sequence ATGAAAGCATCCCTAAACAAATTCCACTGGATACCCCGAATGATAAGCATTTTGGCAATAATCATCCTAAGCCTTTTTGCGTTCGACGCCTTTTCTTCCGGCTATACCATTGCAGAACAGATCGGCCGCTTCTTGGTTCATCTAAGTCCTCCTGCAATTATCGGAATCTTCTTGGCAATTGCATGGAAGCGAGAACTTGTAGGTGGTATACTTTTTACCATTGTTGGAGTTGTCTTAAGTCCCATAATTTACCAGCACAACTACCTCATGAGCCATTCTATCATTACTGCCATAGGAAGTGTTGCAATAATTGCATTTCCTTCTATTCTCGTTGGAATACTCTTTATAATTAGTGGATTTAAAAAAAAGAAACGGTGTAAAAAGAATTATGAGTACTAA
- a CDS encoding YihY/virulence factor BrkB family protein produces the protein MKIKWVKKNKKVKFGERIRAVNQFLFSDIWKISLAQNPKQRGGLWIRSLRIAMLAVRGFKEDNVAIRASALSFFTTIAIVPIFAMFFGIAKGFNLDKNLEAFLKSKFEGQQEVLSWIMNFSNSLLEKTMGGLLAGIGFVVLLWSVLRVFNNIELSFNAIWHLEKGRNLTRKFSDYFSLILVAPILLIASSSANVYLATTLHSISEQYVILDFVAPIFLFLLKLIPYLLVGILFTIIYVVMPNTKVNFKAALIAGIIAGTAFELVQWGYIYFQVGMSRNNAIYGSFAALPLFMVWQQTSWIIMLVGAEISFAIQNAHLYEYEYEIENVSNNDRRTLSVLLMSRIVKCHIKGDKPFTSEELSEELQMPVRMVRLLLGNLVKGNLLVETYTDDPKSRGYVPAISDESITICKIYDILDHLGVDDVILPSAEAYARICSITDEMDQKIRNSDLNVRVAEL, from the coding sequence ATGAAGATTAAGTGGGTAAAGAAGAATAAGAAGGTAAAGTTCGGAGAGCGAATTAGGGCTGTAAACCAGTTCTTATTTAGCGATATTTGGAAGATATCGCTCGCCCAAAATCCTAAGCAAAGGGGTGGTTTGTGGATACGATCTCTTCGTATTGCTATGCTTGCTGTGCGTGGGTTTAAGGAAGATAATGTGGCAATACGTGCTTCTGCACTGTCTTTTTTTACGACCATTGCCATAGTTCCCATATTTGCCATGTTCTTTGGCATTGCAAAAGGGTTTAACCTCGATAAGAATCTGGAAGCATTCTTAAAGAGTAAGTTTGAGGGTCAGCAGGAGGTGTTAAGCTGGATAATGAACTTTTCTAACTCTCTTTTAGAAAAGACTATGGGAGGTTTGTTGGCTGGGATTGGTTTTGTTGTGCTCTTATGGTCTGTCCTGAGGGTGTTTAATAATATAGAACTCTCATTTAATGCTATCTGGCATCTAGAAAAGGGGCGGAACCTTACCCGTAAATTTAGCGACTACTTTTCTCTGATATTGGTTGCTCCAATACTTCTGATTGCATCTAGCAGCGCTAACGTTTATCTGGCAACAACGCTACACAGCATATCTGAACAGTATGTGATACTCGATTTTGTGGCTCCAATTTTTTTGTTTCTGCTTAAGCTCATTCCGTACCTTCTTGTGGGTATCTTGTTTACTATCATTTATGTGGTGATGCCCAATACAAAAGTAAACTTTAAGGCTGCTTTAATTGCTGGAATAATTGCGGGAACTGCATTTGAACTTGTGCAGTGGGGATATATTTACTTCCAAGTAGGGATGTCGCGTAATAATGCTATTTACGGGAGCTTTGCTGCTTTGCCATTGTTTATGGTTTGGCAGCAAACTAGCTGGATTATTATGCTGGTTGGAGCCGAAATATCATTTGCCATACAAAATGCACATCTCTATGAGTACGAGTATGAGATTGAAAATGTAAGCAACAATGATAGAAGAACCCTATCGGTATTGTTGATGTCTAGGATTGTAAAGTGTCACATTAAAGGAGATAAGCCTTTTACCAGCGAAGAATTGTCGGAAGAGTTGCAAATGCCCGTTCGGATGGTTCGGTTGCTTTTAGGTAATTTGGTAAAGGGAAATCTTTTAGTGGAAACTTATACTGATGATCCGAAAAGTAGGGGGTATGTTCCTGCCATTTCTGACGAATCGATTACAATTTGTAAGATATACGATATTCTAGATCATCTTGGGGTTGATGATGTTATTCTTCCTTCTGCCGAAGCATACGCTAGGATTTGTAGTATTACCGATGAAATGGACCAAAAGATACGTAATAGTGACCTGAATGTTAGGGTTGCAGAACTATAG